The DNA sequence gctattatatATGTAgagtactactattagtggtgtccatatttacctctaataggtttaagCCATAGTTTTTCTCATGAGCACTGCGAAGGACATGGTACGTTTCTGAAAATATcacttcattttctttcaatcgacgtgaatcgatcgacaaacccgtggatcggtcgacaaacccgtggattggtcgacaaacccgtgaatcgatcgacaaattatgaTCGATTcagggtttgtcgatcgactcacgttttatttttcgatcgattcgtgtCAATCGAATTGAAACCGTTTTTTACAATAATTCGTCGATAGAGACGgggtcgatcggttcacgtcaaTCGATTCAGGTTttcattttccgatcgattaatgtcgatcgaatccataccctcccttCTACATCGCtaccaaaaaaattagaaggagcTTATTTACCGATGGTGTCAGGCTTCGTTGCCTGAAGGTGCAAATATCCAGTTTCGGTCCACAACCAGTTGGCATAGTCTCGTAAAGGATACAGCCGATGCTCATCCTCCTTGGCCACGGCGAAGCCAGGGATGAAGCTTCCGATCCATACGTGCACAGCGGTCCAAACCACCGGTACAGGCGCCAGATGCATATCCATACACATCGTTGAGTGGAAGCCTaacacactaaaaaaaagttaggagatTAGTATAGAAGCCAATATTTCCTCCGTCTTTACCTAGTTGGGTTACTGAGACATATCTAGTAACTGAATATATATGGTTACAAAAGTTTCACGACACACTGCCTCAGTGCATTTTTTTTACGGTACTAAAATTCCGACTAACCTGAGCATAATAATGAAAAGTACaattaaaagtgaaacattCCTTCCTCAATATCGGAAAAAGGCTCAAAACCAAATCATATTTAATCATATTCATGGTTTGAACTTCTAAAATTAAATCCTGTGTCCATCCAAGGTTGGGAGGTTTTGAGGGCCATCTGGGATGACATGTTCGCTGAATACCTCCGACAATAAACAACAATGTCAAAAAACATAAACAAGCTGTCAATCATattcagatttgcaatttttaatctATGAGCCTTTATGAGCATGTTGGCCATTTTTTACCATTCATCTTTTGCATCACATTGCGCTGTATCATCTTGCTGAAAAGTTTGTGTTGATCCTAGACTTGACACAGATTGTGTGATCTCTGATAAATGTAGAATTTAGTCAGGAATTCTCGGGAATTGCCTCTGTCCCCCATCCATTCATGAACATCTCTCATTAGAAGTCCCTTAAGGGACCACTAATGGTtaccactgccgtgctaaggaagagcgccgtatgagccatcaggccaAAGTTCCTTTGACACATCACgaatattcaagaaaatttgtgaatattcctcccctgatttttcaaatgattttgttcgtgattttgatccaaaagtctgaaaatttcaaggaaaaatattcataacttttcttcaaaaataatattttctacGAGGAAATTTCAACAACaatcgaatgctcatacgacctTGCTACTTAGCACGCAGACCAAGGGTGTGTACCTACTTTTCAGGATACGCGATGGCCATATCTCGACCGATCTTGAAACCCCAGTTTCCGCCGGAAACATAGAATTTCTCATATCCAAGTTTGTTCATAAGCTTCTTGAAGATGACGCCGATCTGCGCAGTGGCCAGTCCCGAATACGCTGCTGCTTCCGAATACCCGAATCCGGCAGGATGTGCGACGACTTCGAAGACATAGTCAACGTTTTTCCTTGGGGTGATCAACTGCGGGATCAGCTCGTAGAACTCTCTGATAGATCCTGGCCACCCGTGGATCAACAGGATCGGGATGACTTTCAGGTTCTTTGCACTTGCAGCGGGCTTGGCATGGATGAAGTGGATGTCCAATCCTGAACAATATAAATACTAGTATGAATATTGATAGaggtttgttatttttttaagggcaATATTATGTCAATCTGCTgacttttgataaaaatttactGAGCAGTCAGATAGAATGGTGAAATGTAATTTACCCTGCGCCCTTATTTGCGGCTGAGAATTTATAAATTAAGAACAATTTCAAATTAAGGGTGTATTTGTAATAAATATtcaggaaaaaatcgatttgctgaatttaaaaaaaaaatatttcctaaagAAGCAGTATGTTAAAGTGGAGTAACTTTAACGCTCATCTGGTCACAATATTTCATCAACATACGACGGATGTCATAACAGTTTTAAGACATACAAATTATAACCATACACACGTACTTTGTAAGTAACATAACAGACCAAGGGATTTCAGTACCTCCAGTGTGCGGTCAgtgcagtgaattttcttcttgtgattgaaaaattaaactattGGAATGGCTATATACTAAATCCACCAATTTTTAGTAGTGGTACTTGGTTTATACGTATGAATTAATCACtgaattaaaatgtatttttcattgGCCTTTGAAATTAGCGCTCAATGCGAAGCATatccaaactgaaaaaaagtcttaaATCTGCCAccgagaaatattttttctttaatcaagAATGATACTACTAAACCCAATCATTACTTCTCGTTTCTAGAGACACTAAACTTcaatcaagatgaaaaaaacctctcaacTCCATAGTCCATTTCGAGAATCATTACTCTCGACCGAAAcactttttcagtgtattgatTTTGTTATGAGTTAAAGTTAAGCgtttaaaataagaaataataacTACGACAATACTGACCTGAAACTATCGTTTTAAAATGCGGAAgactgtttaaaaatttaaggcgaGCACTCCAATCATAGCtgttcaaccagtaggatcttACCTTCTTTAGGTAATCAATATTGAACCCGTACTCAAAACTGACTCCTTTTAACGGTGCATGCGGAAACTTGGTGTGATTTAATCGAAATTTGAGGTGTTCTATGACCTAATAATagtatgtttgaaaaaaaagaaataaaaagaaattaagcTTAAAAAATAGGGTAAATCATACACCTCATAATACTAGCACGTTAATAAGTAATATAGTTTTGTCATCGATTTATATTTTTATGCGTGTCACATAAGAGAGGAACAACTGAACAAGGTAGGTTGCAACGTGGAATTGCGTCTTTTGATCAAATATAAAATTACAACTCTTTAAATCTAATAAACCTCAGCACTATCACTTTTTTGAAGGAGCATatgtttggagacttaaacgctggagTAGAAAAGTAGACTAGTGCATCAGAACATCGTTACACCATCATTACACCGTTGGTAGTTACCAGGTACaaacttgataaaaaaaaatttgtctaTTCTCATTCAATCTTTTTATTCTCTCAACCCCCAAGcgaggaccccccccccccctcctcgtcACCGTGTCTCATTTGCCGTCCCGAGTAGCACAGTGcaaagaaaacttttaaataaTTTCGCAATTAAATACAATCACATAAACGCAATCATAcatttcaccatttttttatCACACGAAGGAGGTTTCCATTTGAGAGTGTGAAAGCCCCGGAGAGGAGGGTGGGGGGGTGGAGATCTCCCTCAAAAAATTTGTCCACTTCCATTTGAGAAAGTTTCGTCCAAACTGTATGCCATATCTGCAAAGCTTCGAGATATTGACAAGTATCCATACTTTTTGTCCGCTAAGGTGTATAAAGTTTTCCTCAAGTCTAGTTGGACGATTTCTATCAAACAACCTATGTCGGTTACAATATGgggtgctctagaaatctgcataagaagcaacgTAAAAGTGGCAGGATCGTTTTGAGAACTGGTACAAGCGGGATTTCAATCTATCAAACAACCAGTGCCAacgaatgcgggattcatgagccgcggcaTGGAAAAGAGCGTGTGACAGGGCTCTGAGTTAGACGCCCCGACGACGTTCTCCCTTCGCGCTCGCGCTCGATCatttgccgctgacgtcactggctctttaattaattctccttcactcttacggccagagaactaaccaGCAcaccatatttctcacttgcacatatgTCTGTTTGTACCAATAAGTCTAGTTCTATTTAAGAATCTACTTAAAATCTATCTGAAACTTTTTTTGAACCGAGGTAAACGTTTTCACATGAGTGGTGgaaatggtcaaaaattaaaataaaaaaaatccgtatGAAAATGACCTTCGGGAGGATATCGGAAAATGGTGTCGGAGAGGGTTGAGATTTCATCCCCTCCCGGTTTCGACTCCAATCGATTCGCGAAGTACTTACGGCTGGGGATGTGGTAATAGTGAAAGGACGTATTCCATCGTCTTTCAAAGATTCTGGCTGGCGAGCTCCCCAATTCACGTCCTCTGGAAGAGTGGCTGCAATCTCTTCAGGGTAGGCTGCATACCACAGTTGAGTGAGAACAACATAACCGCTGATTGCGAGGACGACTCCAGTTATTGCTTTGCAAAAcatcctgtgaaaaatttgaaaacataaGATATCTAAAATATTGTGTTTCATTTTGCGATGCTCAAACAAATTCCAAATCACTCTGGTCTGGGGGTTCAcctaaatttttctgatttatttGTTGCAGCCTTGAAGATATTAAGCGCGCGCGGCGTGTCAACGAAAAAATCTAATGTAATTCTAATGAAACTCAATCgcgaaaaaaaatgtgtcaccCTCGGAATGTATTGTAAGATTAATTCATCTAAAAATCAGTATCAATTATGCATTAAAGAGAGCTTCAAAGAAATCAAACTAAAAGGTTCCCTTGGAAATTATAAAAGGGTAATATTAAATGAACCAAGAAAAGTCCCCTGTACATTCTTGATTCATTGCCAATCTGTGAAAAACTTCGTTTTGGGGAGTGGATTTAAGTTTGGATTTTGAGCCACCCTTTATATATAGATAAACCAGAATCAGATCCAAAAAGAGAAGAGGTACGTGGTATTCAGGAGTTGATCAGGGTTCTGAATTCTGAATGAGGCACCACATTCTTCTGATTAATTGAGGAATCATTAAGTTCCACAAAAGCGAAAATATCGTGCAGTGAGAGGTCTGTAAATTTAGGCATATTTTTGCTGTACACTCCTTTTAAGGTTGTATAAACTGTTGCGCCGCAAGCAAGTCTACGCGAATTACGACGCTGCAGAATAATGAACGAGGGAAAAGCTGATGAAAAAATTTGGGTGGACCCTCAAGGACAAGAAAACGAGTTCCGAAATTGGAGGAATTTTCGGAGGCCGCCCACGTTATAAACGAAGAATGTCCTAAAATAACTCACTGAATACAGGGAAGAAAGTTAGAGGAGCGCGGTTGGGAGGTAGAGGAAGAGGAATGTGAGATGAGAGAATGatgaggagaaaatgatgaaaaacaaatgATGGAAAGAAAATGCTCAATTGTAGGTACGTCAATTAAGTAACCATATCCATATCATGAAATTCCAAAAGTATGTAACGCTTTGTTTTCCTTTTCCCTGAAATTGGCGTTCTATGCTGAATTTAATTTAGATAAAATCGTCCACCCTGCAGTGGTTTTCTcatcttaaatttttgaaaatcgacgGTTTTAGCGTTACGTACAGCAGCCTTGAACTTTCCCTCTCCCTTCCTGTAACGCTGAGGCAGACCCATGGGAATGTTCCGTGTTTTTACGGCCCTAAAGTCATAGTAGCAAATCATCTCAACTGACTATCTCACCGGCGTactaataatctattatttatTTAACAATGAGGGACCTTTCAAAACGGATGAAGAAATAGGAGATTACCAAGAATATGGAGAATGATTGCGGGTCGTAAGTGAAGAAAATCCATTTCCGGCCCCAATGTAAAGTTGCGCGAATGACATATCATGTGATAGTTGAATATCTCGTatagatcagcaaaaaataacaatatctGTATGGACAGAAAGTTTTGTGATTAACCTGCAGTTTAAGCAAGCCTTGTCGATTGTGAGCAGAAGTGTAACTGGTGACTAatctttttttacagagattttaCACTCATCGGGATTGGTGGTGACGTagtctttttttaaagagatttttCAGTTCATCGGGAAATTGGTGATTTTATTCACTTGCGGTACTAAAGCGCGTTTGGAAAAAAGGCTCGGAATTCCTCGAATCAAAGATTTTTCTGGCACGCAAAATTCATGAGAATACCTATATGCAGGGAAGAACAGAAAGTTCCAACAACAATTACTGagcaggtttttttccaaattaagaAACCGCCTTTGACCTTGTCCAGCGATTTAAAGAGAGAATTCGGCAATTAATGAAAAACGTGAGACTACATACGTCATTATTGCAAATGAAACTAACCGACCTTTCaaattgttgatgttttttttaaagtatgcatttttggagaaattttaGCGCAAATAGCGCCAAAAACTAACGATTGTCAAAAGTGTGAGTAACGCTAGTCCGTGCACAGATACTGGTCTTTTATATTTCCAGATTAGGCGAATTTTATGCAAATATTAGACAATTTACTATTGTTCACATTTCAGAGTGGGAGAGGTTGTTGATTGATAAAAAGATTTCATTTTCTGTGAAGAAAGATTAGCTTGAAATAGAAATTCGTAAGAGCGCGAAATGAAATAGATTCAACCATACCCTCTAAGGAATCTATTCCTATAGTTTCAAATACCGGTGTTGAGCAAGGAAATATTTATATAGAGATTGAAGAAGGTAatggtatttttttcctttgtgtTTCCACTTTCTTTAATATCGAGAGAGGATTTAAATGTTCGAACTCGTGGCTCTGACAAAAATTGTTCCTCAAGTTTACCGACCAAAAACTGTTCATCCAGGTTATTCAGAGGTGTGCACCATCATTTCCTTTAGGCGATTTGCACATTGTCACTTCCCAAAATGAAGAGGGTGGAGTTCCGCAAATCattcatttaaaaacaaaagaaaaagagaaaaaaaatcatttttcaaatgaaagatAACTAGTCCACAAGCGCAAAAGTGTGACGAGTAATTTCACAACtgtaacaccccccccccccctcaacgtTATAGTTACATTTAAGAACAAACTCTGGCCATTTACATGACAGATggcttaaaatattgaaatcttTTGCATAACTGATGTCAGGGTCATAGAGGTGAGCAGGAGGATCGTCGTGATGAAGGGGTACATGTACAAGATCATGACATGAGAAAGTATCGGACCGTATTTATGGACGGTCCCTTTTTCAGATATGTCCATAGGTAAACAAGTAAGCAAATTGGTTTAGGAACAATTTAACTAAAGTTTGCAATAAGGATCTACTATTACTTGGTTCATTAATAAAAGCACTTATCGCAGGTATAAGAAAACTATTGGCACAtgtggtttctaaaatgagtcagaattATAGTAGTTTTTCATTACAAAATTTTGGTGTATCTACTGAAATCGCGGAAGAAGGAAATTCAGGGTTTTGAGTCGTGAAAAACAGGTTATACCGTTCGCCATCGAGAGGTTAGTGGACAAAGCTCTGatggttgtaaaaaaaaaacaagaagaaaaaatccaacatgagtatgttggaaaagcgtgccgaataactgaaatgttggacaaatacctcttattttcacgtctttgctttttgcatcaattggtactttttgctaaatttgggagaaaatattgattcatgaacgttgaatgtaaattaattttaaagattccgtccaattatcttgattttaagctgatatgcggcatttgcgcacgaccgtgatttgggcgaactgccgtgcatcgaaatcgcgttcagttaatctctttggatttcgaactgtaacttctctcctattcggccgatttgtacaaatgaggtctctttttatttgtacttcaacggaaagtaaagaaaaactcgctaaatagacggaaaacaatttttgagaaaatttggtggatcctggcatcacggtgaatggttaatcggttaatcgcctcgccgtcttttattgccttgctcgaaaccggacacccaaagctatatcgcgagataactgtagtggtttaagtggatttcggcaggggccatggttagtacatagtataatgagtcacgaggctcatcacagattgcacttacagtgcaagacgctcattggctatagagttttggcgggaaagaaggttctagagttgagtcctccgagcgtaagaaagctcctatgaggtttctgtcaaattgaataatacggttttgacagaaaaatgttctcaagggtttccaattagcagttcattagattttttggtaaaagaccatcagggcttgacagtgtaatggttcaaagacaaagaaacgggtgcgaggaaaaaagtatttggacgacccgttgaatagcattggttgatctgtgtgctgtactatggtacatccgagtgatttcaaaaagcgagccctactggcacgcttaaaactAACAGCTCTGTGCCTAAGCCCGACGTAAATGATTTGAACCCGAAATGGGTGATACAGTTCTGCATGGCCAGCATGTTATGTTTTTGTTTCAGTCAAAGAACATTACCCCAATTTGATccaattaaaacattttaaaacaaaaccTTTAAAGCTTGTTGCTTGTAGCTTGCAGCTTGTAGGAAAActttgtaaaaaagtaaaacttaCCTTCCACACCGGCGAAAAACGTGCTGATAAAATAAGAGGAAGAGAAAGCAcgcgaagaaaaaaaagcacttatgaataaaagaaatattaaaaatgaaaagaaaaacgtTTAATTTTGCGCGCCAACGGGTGTTGATGAGGTTTGGTGAGGTGTAGGTGTAAGCCCGTGCAAGAGCCTACTGATTCCAGTGATTGCAGATCGTCAAGCGACGACGCCCAAACTTGAGACCATCGCGCCGGTAAGCCGGCTTCAATTTTTTGTCGCACCGgcttaatgtaaataaaaactGCGCAGGAATCGTAATTACCTGTAGATAACGAGGTCAATGTGAGAGGAAGGGGATGACCATGGTGACTGGTGAAGAATCACGCTGTTTTTTGACACCACAACAATAGCGAGTTGTAAGCAAAATATTCTCAGTAATTGTTCTCTGTCATAAAAATATActcaaacattttaatttaagGTCTGAGAAAGCTTGAAATCGTGTGGACAtcgttttcttcaatttctattaatttttgctttttgcaaAGAGAAAAGCATGTATAAAAGGAGAATTAAGGggtcggaggacaaggcgcataagtgcagtttttgaaaaaaatgagattttaatgatttcaagtaaaacgaatcttaatgcacattctgtgaaaaaatcgccTCCCAAATTCCAATCTCTAAGCATCACTAAATCAGTTCGGACTTTCTTCCTGTCATAAGGagccatgtaatttcgaaaacttcaaacatttatttctcgaaatagcaaaaaactgcacttgtcgctttgtcctccaaacccTCAATTGTACTTCACtttattacaatttttgttACATCCCATCCACTAATTAAGTAGCTTGTATCAAGCAGATAATTCTTGaattgccgccaagaattttctttatcttgctttaagctgacttttcttgattcaagaaaaataatctggctagcaaaaagtagcttatattaaccagcaaaattcttatTTAGAAGAAATACTTTTGGCggcaaaagatttttttttcgtgaggtCAAAATGTTACCGCATTCATACTTATACATACATATCGATTTCCGGTGAGAAAATTTGCCTCACAACGAATCGATTGtcttacatacatttaaatggaagaggagcagtgttgccaactttcaagagtcGCCGCTGTCCACGGTTCATCGCATCAAGTTCTCGGGTGATTTTTCTTGccgtgcgttcaagtctccgagcGATATCATCCGCTAGAAACGCATTCTTGCTCCAAACCAAACCTTCCGTCTTGCACCTGCTTATAAAGGGAAAGACCTAGTATTTCTAACtcatattgatggccaaattttcgaaaccacatatctcccgTCAATGccgtttgtaaaattttccatcatactttatttttgtttggaAAAGTAGGCGACGTAATTTTTGGTAActaccttgatttttcttctctgtgattGGAAGTATGTTCTGGATAAATTTCGAGCTATagagttgacttgtttctcttccaaCCAAAAAAGAAAGGGAAGGGGGGAATTGGGTGccgaatttttgaaacaacgcaTCGGAGATACGTGCGCGGTACGCACTTTGGCTATGGAAACAAAGCGGAGGCTCACTTTAAATAAGTATCCTTCTTGTACCGGACACAGTATTTACTAATGCTGAAAAAGAATGATATGCTCGTCTTTGATAAAGTTTATCtttcgtgaaaatatttcaaagctAAAAATGCCCCTTTTTAAGTCCCCGAGAATACCGACATGGGAAGGGTACCATTATGAAAGGGATGATACCTCGACCAACAACGAAGAAGTAACcctcaattattttcatttgacATTCTAATACCTTCCCTCCTCTCTCCGGATGAAACCTTGGGTAGGCGCTCCACCGCATCAtacacaaaaaatataaaactgaAAAGTTGCAACACAGGAAGATTGAAAAGAATTCCGAATCCTGTGTTCGTCTGGATGGATCGTAACCCCAGTTGGGTCGAGCAGCATTCTCTCAAGGAAAAACTAGCAGAAATAGAAAATCTCACTTTTCatgagaattttcttttttatcatgaaTTAGATCCACGATGTCAAATCTacaatttttctctctaaacgCCGCGTGCGTTCTTTCTCGCTTTTTTTGGCTATAATGAAAATGAAGTTGACACCCCTTTTTCGCGTTCTGTGTGAGGAAAGAGAGAAAGCATAATCAAACTCAATTCAATGCCAA is a window from the Bemisia tabaci chromosome 5, PGI_BMITA_v3 genome containing:
- the LOC109037310 gene encoding juvenile hormone epoxide hydrolase 1, whose amino-acid sequence is MFCKAITGVVLAISGYVVLTQLWYAAYPEEIAATLPEDVNWGARQPESLKDDGIRPFTITTSPAVIEHLKFRLNHTKFPHAPLKGVSFEYGFNIDYLKKVRSYWLNSYDWSARLKFLNSLPHFKTIVSGLDIHFIHAKPAASAKNLKVIPILLIHGWPGSIREFYELIPQLITPRKNVDYVFEVVAHPAGFGYSEAAAYSGLATAQIGVIFKKLMNKLGYEKFYVSGGNWGFKIGRDMAIAYPENVLGFHSTMCMDMHLAPVPVVWTAVHVWIGSFIPGFAVAKEDEHRLYPLRDYANWLWTETGYLHLQATKPDTIGTALLDSPIGLAAYLMDKFSSLTNPANRKLPDGGLTKKFTLDALLDNVMIYWTTDSILTAVRLYSEYLSNDYIKLKFDAAPVKVPTACARFPHELVYSPDFRVNRKFKNLVRISKYNDGGLYAAFEEPKIVANDIWTSIPLFLKARQNASSGSS